The following coding sequences lie in one Alicyclobacillus curvatus genomic window:
- a CDS encoding DUF4931 domain-containing protein, which translates to MPSTHLRFNSNLGAKKPENIINREVACPFCDKSSLSGILDEDGSIVLLLNKYPVLEDALQTVVIETDDCNAELSEYPKEHLYKLMRFGLHHWFRLQETGDYASVLFFKNHGPYSGGTIRHPHMQIVGLKNVDYHQVVDETYIHGLEIASSGGVTLNVSTHPRVGFFEFNVLFHGMEDVETMSDFVQVATHYTLNHFHRLCQSYNLFFYTLPSDVRDNQSEGRSYAVKIVPRFVTSPLFIGYSIPQVSDRIENVANDIQQRYFS; encoded by the coding sequence TTGCCATCCACCCATCTCCGATTCAACTCAAATCTCGGCGCAAAAAAGCCGGAGAACATAATCAATCGTGAGGTTGCATGCCCATTTTGCGACAAGTCTTCGCTGTCCGGCATTTTGGATGAAGATGGTTCCATCGTCCTGCTTTTGAATAAATACCCGGTCCTCGAAGATGCCTTGCAAACTGTGGTCATCGAAACCGATGATTGCAATGCGGAATTATCCGAATATCCGAAAGAGCACTTATATAAGTTGATGCGCTTTGGGCTGCATCACTGGTTTCGCCTGCAGGAGACAGGGGACTACGCTTCGGTGTTGTTTTTCAAAAACCACGGCCCGTACTCGGGTGGGACCATCCGCCACCCCCACATGCAAATCGTGGGCCTGAAGAACGTAGACTACCATCAAGTGGTTGATGAAACGTATATACACGGTTTGGAGATTGCAAGCAGTGGTGGTGTCACGCTGAATGTTTCGACACATCCACGCGTAGGTTTCTTTGAGTTTAATGTGTTGTTTCACGGGATGGAAGATGTTGAGACAATGTCCGATTTCGTGCAAGTCGCGACTCACTACACATTAAACCACTTCCATCGGTTGTGCCAAAGTTACAATCTCTTCTTCTACACGTTACCAAGCGATGTGCGAGACAACCAATCCGAAGGCCGATCTTACGCCGTCAAAATTGTACCTAGGTTCGTTACGTCACCGCTGTTCATCGGTTATTCAATTCCGCAGGTGTCCGACAGAATTGAAAATGTTGCCAACGATATACAACAGCGCTATTTCTCGTGA
- a CDS encoding ATP-binding cassette domain-containing protein, with protein sequence MKAVTPPLEPIKDAASVVEGGARSGNSDVFAPSGGQMVADGARPMSGGVLAPVGRRVAEGDASSLGSDALHSNSASSLVTGVGTESHSLRKVLLELQDVSVRYPYADGPSVHGVSLTVHEGECILFLGPSGCGKSTLALASANLIPSALEGDVKGRIWRDEELASPGAVAMVFQDPETQFCMLKVDDELAFGLENRQVARAEMESRMEGALRDAGLRVAPTSRHVNFSGGMKQKLAIASALVVDTKLLILDEPTANLDPLSTHMVFDTIARLRAQGHTMIVIEHKFDALLPIVDTVVLFTSAGAIHRIGSAREVVAEEWAWMVEEGIVSPWKSAPLGLVDGELHGSRSDEDHAVGNGVILAGGDGPLATGEKHSLGDPSADAGIDGPVATSEEHSLGDPSVGTGVDGPIAIAEEAPAAVRIRQASLRYGKNPPVWQDVSVAIPRGALVAVVGPNGSGKSSLLQVLTGLQEVTSGSVELYGRAMGKWKARDKFRTVAYCFQNPEYQFVYERVGDELANHLVGENVPADVLAALSEFGLASCTAQSPYSLSQGQKRRLSVASMLRQPHELYVLDEPTFGQDAKTQQVIMDKLVELRDSGKTVIMSTHDMDLVHRFATHVLVLAEGKMIFYGHPRDLTARPELMAQAHLLDDLMIGRHCPSVWGKGAEDGIKADEGTLEGSYWETPTPKRRTPAHRLNPGLHLTTVVATTLVSIFAATLPATLMLFALPIILMLGLAFMSPWKVVKRYSPFFVFYLLYTLSFVLFSSVPKGSPHMHILWWNLSWVGLHNGLVLAFRMLAVVGFGILVVSVTDITELIVSLSQNFRLQPRLAYGVLAGIRFAPMFQAEWRKLRQARTIRGKDAKWASLRPVTYALPLLAESIRMAERVAVAMEARGFTGPAALQWNGRTSYRNVPMRLYDLVYSIAVVLVSIFVVVLGNRL encoded by the coding sequence GTGAAGGCAGTCACCCCGCCATTGGAGCCGATAAAAGATGCGGCCTCAGTCGTTGAAGGCGGGGCTCGCTCGGGAAACAGTGACGTCTTTGCGCCAAGCGGCGGACAAATGGTAGCAGACGGGGCTCGCCCCATGAGCGGTGGCGTATTGGCGCCAGTCGGGAGGCGGGTGGCAGAAGGCGACGCCAGTTCGCTAGGCAGCGACGCCCTGCACTCAAACAGTGCCTCCTCTCTAGTAACCGGTGTGGGGACAGAGAGTCACAGCTTGCGGAAGGTACTCCTCGAGTTACAGGACGTATCCGTTCGCTATCCTTATGCAGATGGACCAAGCGTTCATGGTGTGAGCCTGACGGTGCATGAAGGCGAGTGCATTCTCTTCCTCGGCCCTAGCGGTTGCGGAAAAAGTACGCTTGCGCTTGCGTCTGCAAACCTGATTCCGTCCGCGCTGGAAGGTGACGTTAAAGGTCGTATCTGGCGGGATGAGGAACTTGCCTCCCCGGGTGCCGTTGCAATGGTGTTTCAAGACCCTGAAACCCAATTTTGTATGCTCAAGGTCGACGATGAACTGGCTTTTGGGCTTGAGAATCGGCAGGTTGCACGTGCCGAGATGGAGTCGAGGATGGAAGGCGCGCTTCGAGATGCGGGTCTACGCGTTGCACCGACATCCAGACACGTGAATTTTTCCGGCGGAATGAAGCAAAAGTTAGCGATTGCGTCTGCACTGGTTGTGGATACGAAATTGTTGATTCTCGATGAACCAACTGCCAATCTCGATCCGCTCTCGACTCACATGGTCTTTGACACCATCGCCAGATTACGCGCACAGGGCCATACGATGATTGTGATTGAGCACAAGTTTGACGCACTGCTTCCAATTGTGGACACGGTTGTTCTCTTCACAAGCGCGGGGGCGATTCATCGTATCGGATCGGCTAGGGAAGTTGTGGCGGAAGAATGGGCTTGGATGGTAGAAGAGGGGATTGTTTCGCCATGGAAGTCTGCGCCACTGGGTCTGGTGGACGGAGAGCTACATGGGAGCCGCAGTGATGAAGACCACGCGGTGGGTAATGGAGTCATCCTGGCTGGGGGCGATGGGCCCCTTGCCACCGGCGAGAAGCACTCACTTGGTGACCCATCGGCTGATGCTGGGATCGACGGTCCCGTTGCCACCAGCGAGGAGCACTCACTTGGTGACCCATCGGTTGGCACTGGGGTCGATGGGCCCATTGCCATCGCCGAGGAGGCACCCGCTGCCGTTCGCATCCGTCAAGCTTCCCTTCGCTACGGAAAAAATCCGCCCGTTTGGCAAGACGTTTCCGTTGCGATTCCGCGGGGGGCGCTTGTGGCGGTGGTGGGACCGAACGGATCGGGAAAGTCGTCGCTGTTGCAGGTTTTGACGGGGTTACAGGAAGTGACTTCTGGCTCCGTCGAACTGTACGGCCGGGCCATGGGAAAGTGGAAAGCTAGAGACAAATTTCGGACGGTAGCCTACTGCTTTCAAAATCCGGAATATCAGTTTGTCTACGAACGTGTGGGGGATGAACTCGCCAACCATCTCGTTGGTGAGAACGTTCCAGCCGACGTGCTGGCGGCACTCTCCGAGTTCGGCCTTGCCTCGTGCACGGCGCAAAGTCCATACAGCCTGAGCCAAGGACAGAAACGGCGACTCAGTGTGGCTTCTATGCTCAGACAACCGCATGAGTTATATGTACTGGATGAACCGACGTTCGGACAGGACGCAAAGACGCAACAGGTCATCATGGATAAGCTTGTGGAGTTGCGGGACTCAGGGAAGACAGTCATCATGAGCACACACGACATGGACCTCGTACATCGATTTGCGACCCACGTCCTCGTACTGGCGGAGGGGAAAATGATATTTTACGGCCATCCACGTGATTTGACAGCCCGACCAGAGTTAATGGCCCAAGCACATTTGCTCGATGACTTGATGATTGGGAGACATTGCCCAAGCGTGTGGGGGAAAGGTGCAGAGGATGGAATCAAGGCGGACGAAGGGACCCTCGAGGGCTCGTACTGGGAGACTCCGACTCCGAAACGCCGCACACCGGCCCATCGACTAAATCCAGGACTTCACCTGACAACGGTCGTTGCGACAACGCTGGTCAGCATATTTGCTGCAACACTGCCAGCGACGTTGATGTTGTTTGCACTCCCCATCATCCTGATGCTTGGGCTCGCGTTCATGTCACCGTGGAAGGTTGTCAAGCGATATTCCCCGTTCTTCGTGTTTTACCTGTTGTACACACTGTCCTTTGTGCTTTTTTCCAGCGTTCCAAAGGGTTCACCGCATATGCATATTCTGTGGTGGAATCTAAGTTGGGTTGGGTTGCATAACGGGTTGGTACTGGCGTTCCGCATGTTGGCTGTCGTCGGCTTCGGCATCCTTGTCGTATCTGTCACAGATATCACAGAACTCATCGTCAGCCTGTCGCAGAATTTTCGACTGCAGCCAAGACTTGCCTACGGTGTTCTGGCCGGAATTCGCTTTGCACCCATGTTTCAAGCAGAGTGGCGGAAGCTTCGTCAAGCACGCACCATTCGCGGCAAGGATGCCAAGTGGGCGTCCTTACGGCCCGTAACATACGCGTTGCCATTACTTGCCGAATCCATCCGTATGGCTGAACGGGTCGCAGTGGCAATGGAGGCGAGGGGATTTACAGGCCCTGCAGCCCTGCAGTGGAACGGGCGAACGAGCTACCGTAATGTCCCGATGCGCTTATATGACCTTGTTTACAGCATTGCAGTGGTCTTAGTCAGCATCTTTGTGGTCGTCTTAGGAAATCGTCTGTAG
- a CDS encoding ECF transporter S component, protein MWKLRDIVLTVIFSVVCGAIYMGWDYLSMPLFGSSVNPAIGGLVNGMWWIASGLVAVIIRRPGAALFAGVISALFEFIFGSPYGPGAIISGLVQGGGMEIGLLLLGWRRYNTGAMAFAAAIGGVGNVVQWLTEYSGDKYPVGVIIGYSVLTLVSGAVIAGLLPAWIGAALKRSGVVRNFAIGREQEGALR, encoded by the coding sequence ATGTGGAAGTTGAGAGACATTGTTCTTACCGTCATTTTTTCTGTTGTATGTGGTGCGATTTACATGGGCTGGGACTATTTGAGCATGCCACTGTTCGGATCGTCAGTGAATCCGGCGATTGGCGGATTGGTAAACGGAATGTGGTGGATAGCCTCTGGCCTCGTTGCAGTAATTATTCGTCGCCCTGGTGCGGCCTTGTTTGCAGGCGTCATCAGTGCGCTGTTCGAGTTTATTTTCGGAAGCCCTTACGGCCCAGGAGCGATTATCAGCGGTTTGGTGCAAGGTGGCGGCATGGAAATTGGCCTACTCTTGTTGGGGTGGCGTCGCTACAACACGGGAGCCATGGCGTTTGCTGCAGCCATCGGCGGTGTCGGCAACGTTGTTCAGTGGTTGACTGAATACAGCGGAGACAAATATCCGGTTGGTGTCATCATTGGGTACAGCGTGCTAACGCTCGTCAGCGGAGCCGTGATTGCCGGCCTCCTGCCGGCGTGGATTGGTGCGGCGCTGAAACGATCCGGTGTCGTTCGCAACTTTGCAATTGGACGCGAGCAGGAAGGTGCGCTGCGGTGA
- a CDS encoding HAD family phosphatase has protein sequence MSKWKLIALDLDGTTLGPDGQISELTRYWLKKAQDSGILFTFATGRHWNGIVQSLVSELGVEIPVVTSNGAEVHLPNGDLVARRHLRTESVEYLLRLAQQKKSHYWGATVVGPVQEAEIPKDVTTEEWLKFGFHATEAQVIADIWDELDKLGEFSLSNSHPLNIEVNAVGVTKAAGLADVCKICGLNRDVLVTMGDSLNDVPMLEWSGLGIAMGNAQDVVKRAAHWVSRRNDEDGVAYAIEHRVLNDL, from the coding sequence ATGTCAAAGTGGAAGTTAATCGCTCTCGATCTCGATGGTACAACCCTCGGACCGGACGGCCAAATCAGTGAGTTAACCCGATATTGGCTCAAAAAGGCGCAAGACAGCGGTATCCTGTTCACGTTTGCGACCGGTCGGCACTGGAACGGGATAGTTCAATCATTGGTCTCCGAACTCGGTGTGGAGATACCCGTCGTTACATCCAACGGTGCCGAGGTTCATTTGCCAAATGGCGATCTCGTTGCCCGCCGCCACCTTCGGACAGAGTCCGTCGAGTATTTGCTTCGGCTCGCGCAACAGAAGAAGAGTCACTACTGGGGAGCGACCGTAGTTGGGCCCGTCCAGGAAGCAGAGATCCCTAAAGATGTGACGACTGAGGAATGGTTGAAATTCGGTTTTCATGCCACTGAAGCGCAAGTTATCGCTGACATATGGGACGAATTGGACAAACTTGGGGAGTTTAGCCTGTCCAATTCGCATCCACTGAATATTGAAGTGAACGCCGTCGGCGTCACCAAGGCAGCGGGGCTAGCAGATGTATGCAAGATATGCGGACTGAATCGCGACGTTTTAGTCACGATGGGAGACAGCCTCAATGATGTACCGATGTTGGAGTGGTCCGGCCTCGGGATTGCCATGGGTAATGCGCAGGACGTGGTCAAGCGCGCTGCACACTGGGTGTCGCGTCGGAATGACGAAGACGGGGTTGCGTATGCCATCGAACATCGGGTCCTGAATGATCTATAG
- a CDS encoding MBL fold metallo-hydrolase, translating into MEVTKGIHLLADETKGSFVYLIMGDEPVLVDTGIRGRANRIIGALKRMGIGPSDVAHIVLTHQDFDHIGNAKALQEWSGAALWAPETEIPYIHGDKKGPGIRHVFQRLMRVDNPIGVQPYQAGKQIGNLEVIPAPGHTPGHVCLRTGDVLMAGDLVMTRKGRLQPAPSFLTWDKSVLQESLREVGRLEFDWVCPAHGMPVRRGSLWEAMNV; encoded by the coding sequence GTGGAAGTGACAAAGGGAATTCATCTGCTGGCGGACGAGACCAAAGGCAGCTTTGTATATCTCATTATGGGGGATGAACCAGTGCTGGTTGACACGGGTATCCGTGGTCGCGCAAACCGCATCATCGGGGCTCTGAAACGCATGGGCATCGGTCCGTCTGATGTCGCTCACATCGTCCTTACACATCAGGACTTTGACCATATTGGCAACGCGAAAGCCCTGCAAGAGTGGTCGGGAGCTGCCTTGTGGGCCCCGGAGACTGAAATTCCATACATCCACGGGGATAAGAAAGGTCCGGGAATCCGTCACGTGTTTCAACGGCTGATGCGCGTCGACAATCCCATTGGGGTGCAACCGTACCAAGCGGGAAAGCAGATAGGAAACCTTGAAGTGATTCCTGCGCCTGGTCACACACCTGGCCATGTCTGCCTGCGCACAGGTGATGTGCTTATGGCAGGAGACCTTGTGATGACGCGGAAAGGCAGATTACAACCCGCGCCAAGTTTTCTAACGTGGGACAAGTCAGTCTTGCAAGAGTCCCTGCGTGAAGTTGGTAGACTAGAATTCGATTGGGTCTGCCCTGCCCACGGAATGCCTGTGCGCCGCGGTTCTCTCTGGGAAGCGATGAACGTTTAA
- a CDS encoding sensor histidine kinase encodes MGARVTWLAMGVRPLWYASILIWAAVQPIEMWERGIVTVFGIIYAATNMVLLTRNDNPSWSNVIDKTLTVELATSILAALWLSPLLPEGPLPLVLWPTLTTLMVRNDKASFRMAIGMAAVVSSFVLDFPVLSNGLPFGLPPVAIGHRTTSAGIGGLTGVGGTSGINNATGVGGAPAVVGIAADGRWAALLFGLYLTLGLSLFVVAFLLRQHAQQTRQLQFTMDELKQKSEELSRRNQQLNEFSDKVYELAATEERNRIASEIHDTVAHRLTALFVQLQAARRRLTSGELEGAVENLEVSEALTQESLEAVRQSVRRIRRTSANEGIGALRRLITQYASLTGMTITTVFEASLQGTPPVVLALLYRVIQEALTNAKRHGRASEVTVQLTRIGLTLHLLVRDNGRGASEPKDGFGLSTMRDRVENLGGQITIETQPGKGFALSLRIPAWEA; translated from the coding sequence TTGGGCGCACGTGTGACATGGCTCGCGATGGGGGTTCGGCCCCTGTGGTATGCGAGCATTTTGATATGGGCGGCGGTACAGCCGATAGAAATGTGGGAACGCGGCATTGTCACCGTTTTTGGCATCATTTATGCGGCGACCAACATGGTGTTATTGACTCGGAACGATAACCCGAGCTGGTCTAACGTCATTGACAAGACGTTGACCGTTGAACTGGCGACGTCCATCTTGGCCGCTCTGTGGCTGTCTCCGCTTCTACCTGAAGGTCCTCTGCCACTCGTTCTCTGGCCGACGCTGACGACATTGATGGTGCGAAACGACAAAGCTTCTTTTCGAATGGCAATTGGTATGGCTGCGGTCGTGAGTAGCTTTGTTCTTGACTTTCCGGTGCTCTCCAACGGGTTGCCGTTTGGTTTGCCACCGGTAGCCATCGGTCATCGAACCACCAGCGCGGGCATTGGCGGATTGACGGGCGTCGGTGGTACGTCGGGCATTAACAATGCGACGGGTGTCGGTGGTGCGCCCGCGGTTGTTGGCATCGCCGCCGATGGCAGATGGGCTGCACTCTTGTTTGGACTGTACCTGACACTTGGACTGTCCTTGTTTGTCGTGGCTTTCCTGCTGCGCCAGCATGCACAACAAACACGGCAGTTGCAGTTTACGATGGACGAGCTGAAGCAAAAATCAGAGGAGCTGTCGCGCCGAAACCAACAACTCAATGAGTTTTCGGACAAGGTCTATGAACTGGCGGCCACTGAGGAGCGAAATCGCATTGCCTCAGAGATTCACGACACGGTTGCCCATCGACTCACAGCGTTGTTTGTGCAACTCCAGGCCGCGAGAAGGCGGCTCACCAGCGGTGAACTTGAAGGGGCCGTTGAAAACCTCGAAGTGTCTGAAGCGTTGACTCAGGAGTCGCTTGAGGCAGTCCGGCAGTCGGTGCGCCGTATCCGTCGTACTTCGGCAAACGAGGGAATTGGCGCCCTGCGCCGACTCATTACGCAGTATGCGAGCTTGACCGGGATGACAATCACGACCGTGTTCGAAGCCTCACTTCAGGGCACTCCACCGGTTGTCCTCGCCCTCTTATACCGAGTAATTCAGGAAGCACTGACGAATGCGAAGCGTCACGGACGGGCTTCGGAGGTTACGGTTCAATTGACACGCATCGGATTGACACTGCACCTGTTGGTTCGTGACAATGGTCGCGGAGCGAGTGAACCTAAGGACGGCTTTGGCCTCTCAACCATGCGCGACAGAGTCGAAAATCTGGGCGGGCAGATAACGATTGAAACGCAGCCAGGAAAAGGATTTGCCTTGTCTTTGCGAATTCCAGCGTGGGAGGCGTGA